A stretch of Megalobrama amblycephala isolate DHTTF-2021 linkage group LG14, ASM1881202v1, whole genome shotgun sequence DNA encodes these proteins:
- the kera gene encoding keratocan: MTEMSRLNLTMEWLMVAFVALILASQVRSDEVPYEHMISQLQACPKECHCPPSFPNAVYCDNKGLKRIPAIPPYTWYLYLQNNLIDVLSTDALRNATQLRWINLNRNKITNEGLEADALKAMSNLVHLYMEDNLLTSIPSPLPAKLEQLRLSRNRISKIPASVFSGMDHLTLLDLQGNKLQDDAVTEVSLKGLNSLIQINLAKNQLNSMPLGLPPTTTQIFLDGNNIEKIPAEYFKGLPKVVSLRLNRNKLANGGIPKNVFNLSSILDLQLSHNQLTEVPVISSGLEHLHLDHNKIKSVNSSDICPSGALDDYLDENGPRLRYLRLDGNEIKPPIPRELMMCFRLLRAIVI, encoded by the exons GTTAAACCTAACCATGGAGTGGCTCATGGTTGCATTTGTGGCCCTAATTTTGGCCAGCCAAGTCCGCTCTGATGAAGTTCCCTATGAGCACATGATCTCTCAGCTCCAGGCATGTCCTAAAGAATGCCACTGCCCTCCAAGCTTCCCTAATGCTGTTTACTGTGACAACAAGGGTCTAAAACGCATACCTGCCATCCCTCCTTATACCTGGTACTTGTACCTCCAGAACAATCTCATTGATGTCCTCTCAACTGATGCTCTGCGCAATGCCACACAGCTTAGGTGGATCAACCTCAACCGCAACAAAATCACAAACGAAGGCTTGGAGGCTGACGCTCTTAAGGCTATGTCTAACCTTGTACACCTCTACATGGAAGACAACTTGCTGACTTCCATTCCATCTCCTCTGCCTGCCAAATTAGAGCAGTTACGGCTGTCCCGAAACAGAATCTCAAAGATCCCAGCCAGTGTCTTCTCTGGAATGGACCATCTCACCTTACTGGATCTGCAAGGTAACAAGCTACAGGATGATGCAGTGACTGAGGTCAGTCTGAAAGGGCTCAACAGCTTGATCCAGATCAATTTAGCAAAGAATCAGCTAAACAGCATGCCCCTCGGCCTACCACCCACAACCACACAGATCTTTTTGGATGGCAACAACATTGAAAAGATTCCGGCTGAGTACTTCAAGGGTCTTCCGAAAGTGGTGTCTCTCAGGCTCAACCGCAATAAGCTGGCTAATGGAGGTATCCCAAAAAACGTGTTTAACCTTTCCAGCATCCTTGATCTACAGCTTTCTCACAACCAGCTCACAGAGGTGCCCGTTATCTCTTCTGGCCTGGAGCACCTGCATCTGGATCACAATAAGATCAAGA GTGTGAATAGCTCTGACATCTGTCCATCTGGTGCACTTGACGATTACCTTGATGAGAACGGTCCACGTCTCCGTTACCTTCGCC